A single genomic interval of Mobula hypostoma chromosome 7, sMobHyp1.1, whole genome shotgun sequence harbors:
- the nkx2.5 gene encoding homeobox protein Nkx-2.5 yields the protein MQKLALSMFAGAATSTPFSVRDILNLQHHPDMASLGVSAGLDSPPSPASCMLERTKQQLYSETPALTAYNEPMPKINSCKNNPNYSSTSYVNNYLEISNGEAKSSNGATDKNDKDCRMMEVNLEKEEIKPDEAERPRRRRRKPRVLFSQAQVYELERRFKQQKYLSAPERDHLANILKLTSTQVKIWFQNRRYKCKRQRQDKSLEMVGLPPPRRIAVPVLVRDGKPCLAESSPYNSPYNMNISPYAYGSYANYTNYSSAAAPANYSCNYPSVQAVPPSTAAGSFMNMNFTVNDLSNAMQTQIHQNTGVSTLHGIRAW from the exons ATGCAAAAGCTGGCTCTCAGTATGTTTGCCGGTGCAGCGACCTCGACTCCTTTCTCGGTGAGGGATATTTTAAATCTTCAGCACCATCCTGACATGGCCTCACTGGGTGTCTCGGCGGGGCTGGACTCGCCTCCCTCCCCTGCTTCATGCATGTTAGAGCGGACCAAACAGCAACTCTACAGTGAAACCCCGGCCCTAACGGCGTACAACGAGCCAATGCCTAAAATAAATTCCTGCAAAAACAACCCCAACTACTCGAGCACTTCGTACGTAAATAATTATTTGGAAATCAGCAACGGTGAAGCGAAGTCAAGCAACGGAGCGACAGATAAAAATGATAAGG ATTGTCGGATGATGGAAGTTAACTTGGAGAAAGAAGAGATAAAACCGGACGAAGCCGAGCGGCCCAGACGACGAAGAAGAAAACCACGCGTCCTCTTCTCTCAGGCGCAGGTCTACGAATTGGAGAGGCGGTTCAAACAGCAGAAATATCTCTCCGCGCCCGAGAGGGACCATTTAGCAAACATACTGAAGCTCACGTCCACCCAGGTAAAAATCTGGTTCCAAAATCGCAGGTACAAATGTAAAAGGCAGCGCCAAGACAAATCTCTGGAAATGGTGGGGCTCCCGCCTCCGAGGAGAATCGCGGTGCCGGTGCTGGTGAGAGACGGGAAGCCGTGCCTAGCAGAGTCCTCGCCTTATAACTCGCCGTACAACATGAATATCAGCCCTTATGCTTATGGCTCTTACGCAAACTATACCAACTATAGTAGTGCAGCTGCTCCCGCGAACTACAGCTGTAACTATCCCAGCGTACAAGCCGTGCCCCCGTCTACAGCGGCTGGCAGCTTTATGAATATGAATTTCACAGTCAATGACTTGAGCAATGCCATGCAGACTCAAATACATCAGAATACTGGAGTATCCACCTTGCATGGGATCAGAGCCTGGTAG